The genomic window tcttgctcttgcaaaacccttgcacggtacACGAAtcgcagaattttcctcttgatgcaacggcacaacaacaaacacacgcacagaATTTGCAAAGGCtgaaaaatatgtcagaccaaaacccgtgtttattttcgtgcaatgacaggtaaaaatataattgcaaccctgttttagctgtcattttacattgAGACATATTAcgccgttaaattgttgaggaaggtaagttttaaatagattttataatttctacctaaattataaagatttgttacagttttttgttaGGAATGAATACAGAATGTGCGCCAAATCACAATagtcattctcaataaattgacAGAATCAGCCgatcatatatcactagattctacaatgggtgctctcttcgccttgcatatttcggtataggatttttgcaaatTGTGTCATCCTGCAATCTTGgtagagcaagagaatccccccaATGTGTTCTATTTATTTGCTTCTCTGTTTGACGAAACCTGTGCTGAGAACTGCGTTGATAGCCACTCATCCAGAGAactcaaaaaaagaaaagcatcacaagtcaatatggcagctaGGTCAGCACAGCTCGGACCGTAAGGCGAGGCGACAGCAGGGCAATGCCCGCGGGAATTCTATGCGAAAACCTAACAGGGGTAttatcttgctcttgcaaaagcCCTtacacggtgcaagaattggtgcaccggcacaacaacaaacacacgcagaaaattatatacaatggctgtaaaatatgcctTCGACCAAAACCCATTTTGTGCAAtatcacataaaaaataattgcaaccctgtgcttttctacttaaatacatattttgacgcTAATTTCTTGAttaaggtaaattttaaatagattttataatttctatttaaattataaagatttgttacagtttttttggcccaaatgtagtaaatcttaaaacaaaaacattttcatttataaacgcaggcgcacattcaacaagcgacctcgcttcattcataaaaacaaacgatggcaaaagctaaaaatcataaattgaacaactttctgatatttgttctaagaaagaagtgagaaaagtggcaacatagctgttgtcgatttataatatttgtcaattctaaaatatttttccgtagctcgcaaaaatctgcatcgatatgtattcacgctcatacgtatacatacatacatatttacgcaggtttgtaggcgaagctgttacggcggcaagggaagcggtgacaatcggcgttccttcgtttgtgtttttcggcacagctccgattttctaccaacaacacaatgctgtgacgctttgtcgtcgcgtctgTGCTTCGACAATAGGTAAATaggttaatatttttgttttaagttattaattgttattacaaattatataatagagctattttatgcttttatttgtaaaataacgttaagtttgttagagctttgaataattttacattttacatattagtggcatcaccactctacctcatttctctactgtcaactctactgtcgtcctactgccgttggcaaatataagaatatattgaagttagcgagagcgacaactgtcggcctgcagtcatgtagtcgtgcagctgtcaaaataactgtgtatattttaatatttgacagatgtcgtttgcagtctgtcgcgctcattgtgttctttgacaaaacgtgagctttGGCCATTGGTTgcccgtgacaacggagatgcgaaaagATGCGTGTGGCACTTCCCTGCCAGCCATGGCTAAccaccatcgtaaaggaggctcgtacaacaagaaagtaagtaaatgaattttatgtgattttttaacaatattttgaaaataattactttatttatttttatagcattgaaaATCAAAACTGAATcggaagtagcagcagcagctatatcatcagaagcggcaaatatcaattgttaagtaagtatgtgaaaaaagtgtgtgtactttgaaattggactgcgcagttcaaaaaaaaaaaaaaatacatatatatgtagatatgtattttatgcgtttaaggcggcctgcacaatccaatataatctgtggaaacaaatgtttgttttatattttaaatgatcaaataatttttatcttttctttcagagtaaattttatttgtatttaatatattttattctttcagataatattaatcttttttttttcagatattattatcattttatacaattaatctttctttttcttttagatattacaaattcaatgtaattattatttattttcaggtattaatacctttattttatttcagatatgaattattttcttaaattacacggatatacttttttatatggcactgctgaatgagcgcaacaaagatgtatgatcacatgtatacgtacgtgagtgggTAGAATATTCGCTCGGCCTATGGCAAACTACACATATTTACCCACATGATTACCCACAGGCTTACCtactgattatctggttttttacctGCTCAAGATTGGCAGGTTGAATAAATGagtatgtgaaaataagtgggtgttgtttgaaattggactacgcagtccaatataatacgcaaaaataaatacatacatacatatgtatgtatttttcgcGTTtgaggcggcctgcacaatccaatataatatgtgaaaataaatgtttgttttatattttaaattatcagataatattaatatttctttcagatattatcattatatcatttttatataattaatcttttctttcagtgtttattaccattttatataattaatctttctttttgttttatgtaatatattttattctttcagataatattttttttttttttttattttattttataaaagcttacataataatacaattattatacaaacttaagaaaatacgcagcactagcatcatgggctatcggccgactggttatgttatatgcgtcgaagaaggtcgctgtctttcaaaaagttgtagattttcgaaatgttgttgcttgagggatccatcaataaaaattattggatcagtattattgaagtttgacagtctatgagtttgaagtgctggacaatgttgcagaagatgcaatagatttaaatctgaatcacaaaatgggcattggttgatctgagtgccatttagtatgtgagcgtgtgtgataatggagtggccaatgcgaagtctgatatatggaatgatataattagatgaaagcgatgacggaaaggatggtttgatacgatttgaatttattctagagtagtggtgtctgtaattcatccaatcaagcgccaatttagtggatctttgttgaataataagccgttttatatcactcttaacaaacaaggcagatgtagttgttggagtgatgcacacctccttagccaccgagtccgcaaaagtatttccaatgattccagagtgaccgggtatccacattatttttagtctatgtgctaacgaaaacaacagcgatctaatgccaataatgacgtcattgtagttactgcggttttttaaagcttgaaaacacgatagactatctgtacagatgatgaatttaccaaggttttgttgggcatactggacagctttgagaatacccgtagcttcagcggtaaaaattgaacaaaatggaaataataaaccatacgatattctttgttggttatcatcaactacagcaaaagatgtatgcgacgatttggagccatcagtatatataaactgccaaccaaaagatttgaagcgcgcagataattccaaaaatcgagatttatacacagtgcttggagtgatggatttgcgaagaaaagtaagatCACTAATGAAAGAAGATTCATTTACTTCTTCacggtggaatatatttactgcaaggcagcaatattttaagcggcaactcattggttttagcaaacaaagcacttttaaaaatagaagacggtattttaggagacctctttctgcaaagtgatgattgaaagtccttttttatagtaaagttcgtgctgagtatgagttttgaataaagcttatttaagctatcttccactgcatcttttagagaaggtaggccagcttccgtcagtatgttttaattggcgatgttggaaacactgaagagaacaacgaactgaagaatgataggcgcagcaagcatctttagatgattcttagaatgatgtccataaatttccaagccataattaattacagatgagatgagggctttagtgacgttgaccagtaaagccgagccgatgagtgagcgcttacatgagaggtatttaataatatttaaattaacaaaaagtctttttcttatatactgacaatgtttcttaaatgtatacttagagtctaatacaataccaaggaacttaatactatctgtacacaaaatgtttgtattatcaaatgtgagcgttgggatagtacattgatgttttttacaaatatgaaaaagtttcgatttaggaaaagatattgatgtgcctgaagtagaggaccaacgagaaagacgcaataaaatttcagagaaagtaattgttactgaagtcaaatttgaagtttttgagaataaaattaaatcatcagcataaatctgatgcccggatagtaacaaaatctgatagaatggtactgatttcatcaaatgcaatagtaaagcctaggatcaccgagagcggtgacccttgtggggtaccattatctaatggtagaacagaggatgaaacattggatatgataacacttaatttacggttggataggaaagatttgacaaagttaaaaatacgagaacccactctccacctactaagctgtcttaacactacatgaatcccaatcctgtcaaatgcttttaggaaatctaaagaaagaatagaaacatgatttttgtgggacagagtatcagagataaagtgatcaaggtgcaggagagcatccaacgtaccctgccccctcttgaacgcaacttggttgtgcgaaatgagattattagattgagcataccaggcgagtctagtagcaataatcttttcaatcaatttaccaaggcaaggaagaagggaaatgggacgataactgctgaccacaccaggaggtttaccaggttttaaaataggaataatcgcgctagtcttccagaggacagggtagttgccactgagaaaaatactattgtaaagtttgactagacgggatataaggaatggaggaaggtgcttgatgataaggtaagagattttatcaatgccaggagttttgcccttgactgacgagagggctaaattaaaatcaagttcagatatatcggcatctaaatattcagctgattgagataaggtggaaggaggaaggtaaggagagcaaagagaagaaagtttactagaggaaaaatcagaagagaaattggagtccaaagaaatattggaaaagtgggtggcaaactctaaggctatatctttgggatatagtagagtgccccgaggagtatttaaataagtgataggagaagaaggtgataaaccagccagtcttttcatatcagtccagatttttctagaatccgaagaagaagtgatattattcgtaaattcttggaaacaatgaaccttagcagccttagctttatggcgaaaaagtgcattggattttttgtaagctattaagtttgcactagaacgtaaacgtttaaattgatgccatgcgatctgtttcagatttcttagtgcagaaagctcattattccaccaaagaggagcaagcttgactggtttagaagaagaaaggggaaaagaatagttagaagcagaacgtataattttttggattctagaagcctcttgatttatattggaagaaaaggggaaataacgtgaatgcgaaaaacaggcttcttcaaacctatcccaatcagccgaatcagttttaaaccgaatcctgggcttaaaaaatgaatgagggcgagaagtagatattttggaaaggatgggacaatgatcactgccatggagatcatcaatacaacaccaggatatttttgaggagagggaggcagaacatatggaaagatcaatattagtgaaggtagagtgagtggaaaaatgggtgggggaaccatcatttaaaacaatgcagttggatcttagtaaggcatcctcaatgctacgtcccttggagttagccgaagcagagccccaaaggggactccaagcattgaagtcaccacacaagataaaaggatttgaaccggaaggaataagatttaaaaattcagtagtagaaaatgattgatcaggaggggaataagcacagatgattgaaattttatagggggcgaggatctcaatagctacagaagaaaaaattgaaaggggtatgggaagtaatacgtgaggtagatttcttttaactaggatggcaactccctgcttgttggtggtgttatgtgggagattaataaaatatcccacataagccctaggagtaaaagctgaggcattataagataggtgagtttcattcaacaggataatagacggattgtacgatcccataagtaactctaagttaatataattattaacataaccgttaatgttccattgaagaagtgtaatcatatcatatgtaaacttataaaagaaaaaagttaagctacgaatattttatttaaactaaatgtcttcattgtaagaaggaaaattggAGTAATGCAAAAGAGGATCTTGCGAGCAGGAGAGGGTGGGGGAGGGTGTGATAGGACAGGAGGAAGGGATATTGTGAGGAGAGTCAGAGATGGATAAAGGGGAAAAGAGAGGGGAAGGAGAAGTGACAGAAGAGGAGGTAGGATGGGTTGGAAGGGATTGTTTAGATGAATTGatgtctgtagttgttgttagattagttttggtaggattgttggatttgttattaggtgttgtttcattattgatttgattagtattgttagaaattttagctatagagacaaaagagtttgcattagaagttgtatgagaaaattgaattttatacttggtaacagcttcacgcatactacatttataaatagttttaatttttaatatttctttggattgttgatatttagggcaagtattagatgatgccgggtggtcgcccgagcaatttgcacacattattctcttctacattcagtaggtggggtatgatcggaagggaggttgcatgagacacaagaaggtgaattacggcagtattttgctgtgtggccaattaattggacattgcttacaacgcataggattagggtaatacggacggacagtgaggttcctccaggcaacatcaattctttcaggaagtttgtatttatcaaaagttaataaaactacacccgtaggattacgggagccgtcagcaattcgtgaaaacttatgtacagcagaaacaccctgctccttaagaccatcaacaatatcttcttctgataagttattcaggaatggggcgtatatggtgcctttaaccgtattcaaagtattatgaagcttgacattgatatgacctccgccaggtaaaatttttgcagaaagaaatttgctagctgttttgttgttatttacaaagagcagtaggctaccatcacgtagctcagtaactttacttacttccttactgattgcttgaataccttttatacgtagcgaagcatgatgacgaattaagtggcttgttgtcgtccagcgatgacatgaccaaaaattttggatcatccgtgtttgagactggtaattctggaaattggtcTAACAGGGATcagatttggtttttttcttttcttttttcattattggagataatagggaaaacctattatcccctaatttggtggccccagggccatagtaaacgcgaattttagtttaacaaattaagaaattaagtgattgaaaagatataaaacgataaaaaattaattcacaaacaaagcacgagcgtaatataaacgcagaacaaaccgttataccgttttaacaaactcaataagcacagagcgaaaagcaaccggttacgatgacagttcgacggtgaatgattctatttaattatatttgctttcGTAATAGAAATTCTTGAGATACAAATGTAGATATGATAAGGATATGAATTCCTTACTTCAAGAATtgaatttgcaccttctctatgttttaagttctctgggtaggtgagcggttctcacaaTTCCaatgacaggagagttgggcaaCTCTTTATCTCCGacacttcaaaatatttatggaaaCGACAACCCCTCTGGTAGTACATTGCCAGCAATGCGAgcaagaaatatatttagaaatcaattgctaaatattagTAATGTGCAGTCTCCATTGGCAATATTGCTAGCAATCCAGATTTTTGGTAATCTTAAAttgcctgtcgagatgcctCTTTAGGTATTCGTACTGAACCAACGAAAAAAATTAGGATCAACTTCTGCAGCTGAAGTTTGctgaaatgtataaaaaatttagtggaaGAAAGtaccgaaaattatttttctttctgttATGATAACTGACAGCGATTTTATTTTGGCGATTAAATTATATCCCGAGCTTTGtcatatttataaagaaaatagagCTGATGCTGAAGAAAGGAATAAAGAGTTATGGTCGCAGTTTGCCCGAGACCATCAACTTAAAAATGGTGAGGGTGTAATGTAGATAATGCATTGGAATTTTAGAATTTGCTTCTTTTTTCGTGTAGGTACTGCAGCAAAGCTTAAGTGGTCTCAAATAATTTCGCAATATGTATCATTTCTGATGTATGGCACACCTTTCCATTTTGAAAGGGAAATGCAATTTATGCAGATGCCACTGCTAGGTGCTGGGTATGTCCCCAAAATAAAATCGTTAcatgattaattaattttataacaatttttttctagacTGGAAGATAATCAATCTGACTCCGATATTGACGAGACAGAATTAAACAAGGTTTTAAAGACTTTTGAAGAGTTTCCAACTGATATTGGAAAACAACATATTAGGACTTCTGCTACAGACATAATAGTCTCAAAGAAGCGTGCCCTAGTCAAGGGGCAAGGAAATGAATTGAATGAAGCAGATTTTGTAAATACTGAAAAACATTATGAAACAGTTATATTGGActcaaataattataataaaaacgaGAGCGAAGTAAAAGTTGAATTAGCAGTGAATAAACTAAGCAGTAAACAAAACGGATTGAACACTATGGTTAGCACGGAAGATATGTTAACGGATTTTACAGCAAGCACTCATGCACAGGCAGCTATTAAGTCTAGTGAAGACACTGCTGCTCCTGGGGGTTTCTCAAGCCTGACTTCACTGGAACTTATTTTTCTCGGTTATGCTAAAGTATTGCAGCGAATGCCATTACGACTGCAGCTGCAGACTAAACGTAAAATCGCAGACATTATGGATGAGGCAgaattaaaattgtttgaagACAAATGAAATGATTGagaaaataaagtttttctttgaaaatgatTTCATTGTGATGTGCATTGGTTGAAATACCGCCTAATTTTGATTCCTTTCACATGAATGAAAGTTCAATGAATTTGGTTTGTATGTATTGTTTAGCTAAGCATTTTTTCTACTACGCCTGAAACTA from Bactrocera tryoni isolate S06 chromosome 5, CSIRO_BtryS06_freeze2, whole genome shotgun sequence includes these protein-coding regions:
- the LOC120777355 gene encoding uncharacterized protein LOC120777355, whose protein sequence is MITDSDFILAIKLYPELCHIYKENRADAEERNKELWSQFARDHQLKNGTAAKLKWSQIISQYVSFLMYGTPFHFEREMQFMQMPLLGAGLEDNQSDSDIDETELNKVLKTFEEFPTDIGKQHIRTSATDIIVSKKRALVKGQGNELNEADFVNTEKHYETVILDSNNYNKNESEVKVELAVNKLSSKQNGLNTMVSTEDMLTDFTASTHAQAAIKSSEDTAAPGGFSSLTSLELIFLGYAKVLQRMPLRLQLQTKRKIADIMDEAELKLFEDK